The window AGGAGGGGGATGCTATGTGTTGTCTGAAGTTCTTGGAGTCAATGGCTGGGGAAAACCTAGGAATGTTTGTTCGATACCTAGCTGATGAAGAGGGTCATTTGGTACACCTTTTTTGGTCAGATAGCTGTAGTCAACTAGACTATCATTTGTTTGGGGATGTGTTAGCGTTCGATGCGACTTATAGTAAGAACAGGTACATGTGCCAGTTGGTTGTATTTTCTGGGGTTAATCATCATAACCAAACCATTGTGTTTACTGCAACGCTTGTTGCGAATGAGAAGGAGGAGACATATACATGGTTGCTACAACAATTTTTTGAGGCTATGAAGGGTAAAGCACCAGGTTGTGTAATAACTGACGGGGACAAGGCCATGAAAAAGCAATCGAATCTGTGTTTCTGAGTGCTTACCATCGGTTGTGTGCATGGAATTTACTTAGGAATGCAACCTCTAATCTTAGCAATCCGACGTTCACATCTGAATTTAAGAAGTGCATGCTTTTTGATTATGAGATTTCAGAGGTCGAAGATCGGTGGGTCAAATTGGTTACGGATCTTGGTCTTCAACATAATGAATGAGTTTGTGACTTGTATGCTAGGAGGAAAATATGGGCAACTGCTTACATTCGTGGGCATTTCTTTGGTGGGTTTCGAACAACATCAAGGTGTGAGGGATTGCATTCTATGCTCGGTAAATTTGTGCACTCTCGACATAACTTTAGAGACTTTATTGAACAATTCTTGCGATGCATATGTCAAATGAGGTCAAGGGAAGCACAAAGTGAGTTGGCATCTGTTATTGGGGATTTAGTGTTGCAGAGTCCACTACATGCATTGGAAAGATCTGCATTCAGGCCAATGTTGTCAAGAGCTTGTACGCTAAAGGTGCGTTCATGTACATTGACACCAAGTTGTGAGATTTATACACTGTCCAGGTCAGGAAATCCTAACAAAGAATGGAACGTGTCTCAGTATCGGGATAGATCAATATTTAAGTGCTCTTGCTTCAGGATGGAATCACTTGGCATACCTTGTGATCATATCGTGGCAGTTCTAGTACATCTTGATGCAGAAGAGATACCAAAGAGTCTTCTTATAGATCGATGGTCGAAGAATGTTCGGTCAAAAGTGTGGGAATTTATGGAAAATGGACCCTTTTGCTGGGAATCAATGAGAACGTGCCGTAATTGGACGATAAACGATATGTGCAGGGAGATTTGTGTTCTTGATCCTCTGGTGAAGCCGAATTTAATGAGCTGAGGGATAAATTTTGCAATGAGCTACCGAATTTAAAACAGAAAAAAGATTTCCCCCAGTCGAGCATGCGGACTGGTGTGGCACAGTCATCGACACTTGAGGGATGCGTTAGGGATCTACAACTGGCCCACCGCACgaagaggcaaagaaaggatTCGATTAATCATCCATCGGTGAAGGGGGTTAAGAGGTGTGGTCTTTGTAGGAAGGTAGGGAATAACCGATTATCTTGCCTCTTGAATGCAAACAGCCGTAGTAATAGGCATGACAACAATCAGGACTACTTGGAGAGCGACTTGTATAACGAAAGTCTTGGGCAATGGTCAGACCAGGTTTGTGGTTGTAGTTGTTTGGGTTCATTATAGTGTTAATAATGTTCTATGAATATGATGTGATGCTTTCTTTGATTAAGTTATTGTCTGCATGAAATGGataatgattttttaaaattatgtgttACTTTTTTGAATTCACATGTTCCTTATATCCTGTAAGTGATACCAATAGCTAATATGGTAAAATGCCTTCAAACTAGACATGAATTAATAAGGTGTTGTATATTATTGCCTTTGTTACTtgttaggaggaggaggaggaggatgacaATTTTCAAACGTGCTGGAGCGACTTTGGCGGTGTACAACTAACGGATGATGAAGTTCATGATGATGCGAAAATTCAGTACCCTTACTTTAGTTCTCAACCCTAGGTCTCAGTTGTGCTGGTCCTTAAAGAAAGCatattaattgttttttatttctGTGCATGGGAGTAATAGACTATGTGTAATTGTTTGACTGTTGTTGTGTTATGCtgtgatgtgtttgatgaaatgccgaAGAGAAAGAAGGTAGAGAAGTAGTGGGGAGTAGCAACAATTCGCCACGGGCCTACTCTCCATTATTACAATTGATTCTTATTATTTTCATTTGAAGCTTAATTGCGCTTTCTACTTTCTACTTTTTAGTTTATATTATTACCATTTTCCCCATGCTTATCCCATTTGATAgcaaaaacagttaataaaaaataattaacacttatgttattaatattaaataaaatatttgattttttttttgtttttctaacattatgttattatttttttttcttctatttatttctcAGTCTGCTAAGTCAAATGTTAATTTATTacaaataaaaattctatttaaacatttatattaattaatagattGTTATATAgacataataaaatttaaatttttaacatttatttaaacGAATAAGTTTATCATTCGACTAATCTGAATTGAGTTTACTATTATTATTGGGTTAATTCCTTAAATCTAGTACTTAATTTGTGTACACAAAATCTAATAGTAAATTTTAACGGTCTTATTAATTggtataagatttttttaaaaatatatcataaGAAATTCCtttgaataaatttattttagtaatgTATTGTAATAGtcgtaaacttttttttatttttagtttccaAGGAAAATGTAATTCACCAAATAAATCTATTTAGACCAAACACCAATTTAATACATCCAAAGAAAACAATGTACACTTACTTGATGTTTCACATTACACACAAAGTTACTAGACTTGGGGAGTCAATGTGACCAAAGTTTCAAAAGATGGTCCACAGTACGATTAAAAGATATTCGCAAAATAGACTTAGCAATCTTTTGTTAACACAACTAagcaaaacaaaataaaccaacTTAACAAATTTTGTGGATATGGAATTTAAAGATATGTTTCAGTTAGTTAGCCAATTCGTGATCCATTGAGTAACTTCATTAAAGGGATCCATGAGAAGAGCAATTGCAGTTTGCATCCGAACAACTTTCTCTTCCATTTGCATTTAAGATACATGATTCAATGTTATTACTAAATACACAATGAGCCACTGTAACAAAAGGTTTACAGATGTGGAATAGCCCTTACATGTGGAACAAGATTGTTTTGGAATGCAATAGCCATGGCCATCCAGTTAAGCACCCATATAGCAGCTGTCTCACTGGATAAACACGGTATGACTAGGTGATTGGATTAATACTAATTACACTATTTAATATGGACAATGGAATTTTAACTGACCTCGGTTGGCATGATGGAAGCCCTTTTGCATTAGATATGTGAAAACACAAAACGCTTGTAGCCTTCTTCCTAAACGCCGGCAGATATTTGGGATGGGATATTATGCGGGACAGCGCAACCCCCAAATCTCCTATTACACGTTTTCTAGTTTTGCTATCATTCTCCCCTATTGACGCATCCAAATGGTACATGCTCTGCTCCCTGAACCCTACTACCATAAGGTACTAGTGGTTGGACTCCTCTATAATCGGGATATAAGCCAACATTGTGTGGGGGCTTGTTACAGGTATGGCCAAAAATGGAAATAACAAtcatattaaatttgaaaaatttacTCATGGCTCACATATTTCAAGGTCGAGGATGGTCTCATCCATCGCTCCTTGTAAGTATCAACCAATTCGGACAAAAGCTTTCCTTCGAGGACGTCACTCTGCACGTTacaaagtaaaattttttattcagtCAACATAATCTAAATCAGTCAAGAAAAATTTTCTTCGTTGTAGCATTAACGCGAAGGACAGTGGCAAGCACCAAGCTGTTGGGCCCTTTGTTGTTTGACTCCCCAACGTTATCCTCAATGCCAAAGCCTCTAGAATCCTCTGGTCTGGAAAATGTCTCGGGATCAGCGTCACCAACTGTTTCCTGGTGACGGTTATGTCCTGAAACTTTACAAGCTCCTCCCTATGTCACCAGAACGGTGAATATAAGATTGGTCAACGATGGTCAAAGAAGAAAATATGAGTCATTGAGTAAATCAACTTTCACTTACATGGGATCCAGATGTAGCTCGAACGCGTATAGTGCAACCTTTTTTGCACCTCAGTAAGAGTGGGGTCTATTGGCGTGAGGAAGTCATTCCCATCCACTGGCTTTGAGGGAACTCCGTCAGCGGCATTAATCCAAACCATGTTCATCAGTCTCCCAAACAATTTCACAGGATGTGTAGGTGATGCCTTTGAAGAGCTACCTTGATACCCTGAAGCTCGGTTGGATACGAATCCCTGTGTCCGGTCAACACCGTCACGAACACGGACTTTGCTACTCGTTCCCGTTAATCCCTTTCTAAATAACATAGGTTGGAGCCCTCCGTCACTCTTCCTATACATCATTGTAGGCTGCCCAACCAAAGGTGCGCTCCTTTTGGGGGGTTGAGAAAGACCATAAGCGCCGACGAGGCTTCTGTCGAAAAGAAAACTTGAATCGGCTTGAGACGGAAAATGGATACCTTGAGATGAAATTAGATGTGGTGACTCATCATGGGTTGGTAACTTTGCCCTAACTTGTGATTGTGGCAGTGGCCAATCCTGTTTTGCCTTCCATACAAAAGAGATAAAGGTAACTGACAcctaaaaaatatgattttttaaaaaaattgtttcatTTAAAAAGAGTTGAgtatctttaaatatttttttgcacatattaatattttttttggtaatcCATATTTTAGAACAACAACTTCATTTTAATAATACAAGTCTCTAGAATCCAACAGTAAAACTGGGCTATTTTTTCTATAAGTGAGCAATGGATCTAAATTCACATATTGTGTCCCATTTGAAGGCCCAAAAAAACTTCTATGTGTAAACACAAACTTCAACAAAATCTTGAACTATAAACAaaccaaaaattcatcaaaattctAACTACTTAAAAAAACAAACTACCATCATAAAAAAAGGAACCAACAGTCTTTAGAAAAATCACATGTttgaccaaaaaaaagaaaagaaaagcacatGCAATGAGGGAACAGTATAAAAAAATAGAGTTCTTTATACCCATACCTGATGACCAAGCATGGAATGGCTTGGCCAGCCAGTGTCACCATGCGATTGCTTGTTGCTAGCGATATAACCACCTTGGTCATCATCTTGAATGGAGACGTCAACGGTTCTCTCGAGGTCAACAAAGTTGTTGCAACCTACGACAAAATGGTTCGTCATGGGTGTACTCATTGCTGGCACGTTGCCGGCGACTTTGGAA is drawn from Arachis hypogaea cultivar Tifrunner chromosome 12, arahy.Tifrunner.gnm2.J5K5, whole genome shotgun sequence and contains these coding sequences:
- the LOC140176817 gene encoding protein FAR1-RELATED SEQUENCE 5-like, with product MNTCLDEEIIDHFESSLFSQDEDVRADNDPLAWEDIEGCHVSENYAEEVQGVDCNVDEFFGDTFYDNLDERAVDGINELRYMNLKEITASEVRLLHFWDRTVSFSFYQLYSKMNGFAVRKNKIRRNVKNEVTQQQFVCFREGFRNSGSENDSHRHKRKPKPETRCGCLAEMCVHVHVESGRWITSYFQDEHNHDMLDDRLTFMLPGHRNMNDTAIDQMNLMLKVGIKTPQIYSSFVHIAGGFQNVPFLKKDIYNQIVKQRRVIGGGCYVLSEVLGVNGWGKPRNVSFDATYSKNRYMCQLVVFSGVNHHNQTIVFTATLVANEKEETYTWLLQQFFEAMKGKAPGCVITDGDKAMKKQSNLRKIWATAYIRGHFFGGFRTTSRCEGLHSMLGKFVHSRHNFRDFIEQFLRCICQMRSREAQSELASVIGDLVLQSPLHALERSAFRPMLSRACTLKVRSCTLTPSCEIYTLSRSGNPNKEWNVSQYRDRSIFKCSCFRMESLGIPCDHIVAVLVHLDAEEIPKSLLIDRWSKNVRSKVWEFMENGPFCWESMRTCRNWTINDMCREICVLDPLVKPNLMS